The following proteins are co-located in the Campylobacter concisus genome:
- the hisH gene encoding imidazole glycerol phosphate synthase subunit HisH, with product MIAIIDYGAGNIKSVINAFDFLDKKCALVSKPENLKEYSHIVLPGVGAFGEAITKLKNNGMDEAVKEAVKSGKAFIGICLGMQLLFERSFEFGEHEGLSLLPGKVVKFNEANFDKPLKIPHIGWNALEFKQNSPLILGLKKLEYLYFVHSYHVVCDDKFALAKTTYGYEFTSAVWHENIFGFQPHPEKSHEAGLKILENFARL from the coding sequence ATGATAGCGATAATTGACTATGGGGCCGGAAATATCAAAAGTGTGATAAATGCTTTTGATTTTCTTGACAAAAAATGTGCCTTAGTAAGTAAGCCTGAAAATTTAAAGGAGTATTCGCACATTGTTTTGCCAGGCGTTGGAGCTTTTGGTGAGGCGATAACAAAGCTAAAAAATAACGGCATGGACGAAGCCGTAAAAGAAGCTGTAAAAAGCGGCAAAGCTTTTATTGGTATTTGCCTTGGTATGCAGCTTTTATTTGAGCGAAGCTTTGAGTTTGGCGAGCATGAGGGACTCTCTCTTTTGCCTGGTAAGGTCGTAAAATTTAATGAAGCTAATTTCGATAAGCCATTAAAAATACCTCACATTGGCTGGAACGCTTTGGAATTTAAGCAAAATAGTCCATTAATTTTAGGACTAAAAAAGCTTGAGTATTTATATTTTGTACACAGCTATCACGTGGTTTGTGATGATAAATTTGCACTGGCAAAGACAACTTATGGATATGAATTTACAAGTGCGGTTTGGCATGAAAATATATTTGGCTTTCAGCCTCATCCAGAAAAAAGTCATGAAGCTGGACTTAAAATTTTAGAGAATTTTGCGAGGTTATGA
- the pglF gene encoding UDP-N-acetylglucosamine 4,6-dehydratase (configuration-retaining), which produces MFHATKLKRLVFFLLGDVFIFIFSIYAAYLLRFNADIPDIYVQGLFVTAGFLIVFKLFFMWMFKIYKVPWRFFGLNEARKIFLAHVCSAVLFTIVFFIIQDFLNPYPRSVIFIDLLISCLLVGLLRISKRMVLDFSNRPHKGEPCIVIGATSKALHVLRGLKQGYLDYYAVGVVDERSDLVGTYCDGFLVQDKKEIPSLIKDYDAKTAIIALALDQDELQALVDELSGYGIRDMKLFSLIENEPIKDISIEDLLARKPKDLNPEAISNFLKDKRVLVTGAGGSIGSEICKQCLKYGVSELIMVEHSEFNLYKIGEDTKDKRTISKLVNITNLKDFEEVFEEFRPEIVIHAAAYKHVPLCELNPRSAVENNIFGTKNAVDLSKKYGVKKFVMISSDKAVRPTNIMGTTKRVCELYALNSNEAGVCEIVCVRFGNVLGSSGSVIPKFKAQIAANKPLSVTHPEITRYFMLTSEACQLVLQAASIAKGGELFVLDMGEPVKIVDLAKKMLLLSNKEHLGIEFVGLRPGEKLYEELLINKDDVQTKYESIFVTHSEPYDLVLLNSQISELLQLEDNEIAPALKVIVPEFNHALNLKG; this is translated from the coding sequence ATGTTTCATGCAACGAAGTTAAAAAGGCTCGTATTTTTCCTTCTTGGTGATGTTTTTATATTTATCTTTTCGATATATGCGGCTTATCTTTTAAGATTTAACGCTGACATCCCAGATATCTACGTGCAAGGGCTTTTTGTAACGGCTGGATTTTTGATCGTATTTAAGCTATTTTTTATGTGGATGTTTAAAATTTACAAGGTGCCGTGGAGGTTTTTCGGATTAAACGAAGCAAGAAAAATTTTCCTAGCTCACGTTTGCTCAGCGGTTTTATTTACGATCGTTTTTTTTATCATTCAAGATTTTTTAAATCCATACCCAAGAAGCGTTATTTTCATTGATCTTCTTATTTCATGCTTACTTGTTGGGCTTTTAAGAATTTCAAAACGCATGGTGCTAGACTTTTCAAATAGACCTCATAAAGGTGAGCCTTGTATTGTTATAGGTGCAACGTCAAAAGCGCTTCACGTCTTGCGTGGCTTAAAACAAGGTTATCTTGACTACTACGCGGTTGGAGTGGTAGATGAAAGGAGCGATCTTGTTGGCACTTATTGTGATGGATTTTTAGTACAAGATAAAAAAGAGATACCAAGCCTTATAAAAGATTATGACGCAAAGACTGCTATCATCGCGCTTGCATTAGATCAAGATGAGCTTCAAGCCCTAGTTGATGAGTTAAGTGGATATGGTATAAGAGATATGAAGCTCTTTTCTCTTATCGAAAATGAGCCGATCAAAGATATCTCAATCGAAGATTTGCTCGCTAGAAAGCCAAAAGACCTTAATCCAGAGGCTATTTCAAATTTCTTAAAAGATAAAAGAGTGCTTGTCACTGGAGCTGGCGGCAGTATAGGAAGTGAAATTTGTAAGCAGTGTTTGAAATATGGCGTAAGTGAGCTTATAATGGTTGAGCATAGCGAGTTCAACCTTTATAAAATAGGCGAAGATACAAAAGATAAAAGAACTATTAGCAAGCTTGTAAATATCACAAATTTAAAGGACTTTGAAGAGGTTTTTGAAGAATTTAGACCAGAAATCGTCATCCATGCAGCAGCCTACAAACACGTACCACTTTGCGAGCTAAATCCTCGCTCAGCAGTTGAAAACAACATCTTTGGTACGAAAAATGCAGTCGATCTTTCAAAAAAATATGGTGTTAAAAAATTTGTCATGATCTCATCAGACAAGGCTGTGCGTCCAACAAACATAATGGGTACAACTAAGCGTGTTTGCGAGCTTTACGCACTAAATTCAAATGAAGCAGGTGTATGCGAGATAGTTTGCGTTCGCTTTGGTAACGTCCTTGGCTCAAGTGGCTCAGTTATACCTAAATTTAAAGCACAGATCGCTGCGAATAAGCCGCTAAGTGTCACTCATCCAGAGATCACAAGATATTTTATGCTCACATCTGAGGCGTGTCAGCTAGTCCTTCAAGCAGCCTCTATCGCAAAAGGTGGCGAGCTTTTCGTGCTTGATATGGGCGAGCCTGTTAAGATCGTAGATCTTGCTAAAAAGATGCTTCTTCTTTCAAATAAAGAGCATTTGGGTATAGAATTTGTGGGTCTTAGACCAGGCGAGAAGCTTTATGAAGAGCTACTTATCAACAAAGATGATGTGCAAACAAAATATGAATCAATCTTTGTAACGCATTCAGAGCCTTACGATTTAGTGCTTTTAAACTCGCAGATAAGTGAGCTTTTGCAGCTTGAGGATAATGAGATCGCACCTGCACTTAAGGTGATCGTGCCTGAGTTTAATCATGCGCTAAATTTAAAAGGCTAA